The Sphaerospermopsis torques-reginae ITEP-024 genome has a window encoding:
- a CDS encoding DUF2997 domain-containing protein: protein MAEYQKIEYRIGKDGKIVERVLNATGSSCVETTKNLEQSLGEIESQELLPEYYQDDEMITTSENQTLQQQ, encoded by the coding sequence ATGGCAGAATATCAAAAGATAGAATATCGCATTGGTAAAGATGGTAAAATTGTGGAACGGGTTTTAAATGCCACTGGTTCTAGTTGTGTGGAAACTACAAAAAATTTAGAACAATCTTTAGGAGAAATAGAATCTCAGGAATTATTACCAGAATATTATCAAGATGATGAGATGATTACAACTTCTGAAAATCAAACCTTACAACAACAGTAA
- a CDS encoding DUF1257 domain-containing protein, with protein MSHFTSIKVQIKEGEVLLQVLKELGYQVELNSQVRGYSGSKTNAEYVIKQANGYDLGFRQQGGIYELVADFWGAEINQQEFVNNISQKYAHKTLMGTIQTEGFNVEEEEVLADGTVRVVVGKWV; from the coding sequence ATGTCTCATTTTACAAGTATCAAGGTGCAAATTAAAGAGGGTGAAGTGCTGCTTCAAGTATTAAAGGAGTTGGGTTATCAGGTTGAGTTAAATTCTCAGGTGCGTGGTTATAGTGGTTCTAAAACTAATGCTGAATATGTGATTAAACAAGCTAATGGTTATGATTTGGGTTTTCGTCAACAGGGGGGAATTTATGAATTAGTTGCAGATTTTTGGGGTGCGGAAATTAATCAACAGGAGTTTGTTAATAATATTAGTCAAAAATACGCTCATAAAACTTTGATGGGAACTATACAAACTGAGGGTTTTAATGTGGAAGAAGAGGAGGTTTTAGCAGATGGTACTGTGCGGGTTGTTGTTGGTAAATGGGTTTAA